Proteins from one Erysipelothrix larvae genomic window:
- the uvrB gene encoding excinuclease ABC subunit UvrB, which yields MDHKFELVSKFEPKGDQVKAIQQLVEGIESGKKEQVLLGATGTGKTFTMSHVIATLNRPTLVFAHNKTLAGQLYSEFKEFFPNNRVEYFVSNFDYYQPEAYLPGTDTYIEKSSMINQELDMLRLAAQNSILERRDTIVIASVACIYGSSDPAYYKAMLYTLRVGQQSKREDVLRDLVTRQYTRNDIEQARGTFRVRGDSIEIVPGHSDAFVIRLEFFDEELERIVELDRITGHVKESYKIYHLFPANEYARDLEHIRKAANNIEAELKERLTYFNEHEKLLEAQRLKQRTEYDLEALRSYGMCSGIENYSMHIDGRTPEQRPFNLFDYFPDDYLFIVDESHVSLPQVRGMYNGDQSRKRTLVEYGFRLPSALNNRPMTFTEFESVQNQTVYVSATPGDYELEKVDHKVVEQIIRPTGLLDPTIEVKPSVGQVDDLIDQIRERQARNERVLVTTLTVKMAQDLTHFLMEMDIKVAYLHHETKTLERIEILRDLRLGKYDVVVGINLLREGLDLPEVSLIAILDADKEGFLRSKRSLVQIVGRAARNEHGHVIMYADRITDSMQYTLDETKRRREIQHAYNVEHGITPTTVKKEIRDVISGKETQDLTKKIRTNKVKSRKEVEEVIARLEKEMREAAALLDFERAAQLRDIMIEMKAEL from the coding sequence ATGGATCATAAGTTCGAGCTTGTTTCTAAGTTTGAACCAAAGGGTGACCAAGTAAAAGCAATCCAACAACTTGTTGAGGGGATTGAATCAGGGAAGAAAGAACAAGTGCTCTTAGGTGCTACAGGAACTGGAAAGACGTTCACAATGTCACATGTGATTGCGACATTAAACCGTCCTACTTTAGTATTTGCACACAACAAGACACTCGCAGGTCAGCTCTATTCAGAATTTAAAGAGTTCTTTCCAAATAATCGTGTCGAATACTTTGTTTCGAACTTTGATTATTATCAACCGGAAGCATATTTGCCAGGAACCGATACCTACATTGAAAAGTCTTCAATGATTAACCAGGAACTGGATATGCTTCGTTTAGCTGCGCAAAATAGCATCTTAGAGCGTCGTGACACAATCGTCATTGCATCCGTTGCATGTATTTATGGATCCAGTGACCCTGCTTATTATAAAGCAATGCTCTATACACTACGTGTAGGACAACAAAGTAAACGCGAGGACGTCCTTAGAGACCTTGTAACGCGCCAATACACACGCAATGATATCGAACAAGCACGAGGAACGTTTAGGGTGCGCGGTGATTCTATTGAGATTGTGCCGGGTCATTCTGACGCGTTTGTAATCCGACTTGAATTCTTTGATGAAGAATTAGAACGGATTGTTGAACTTGATCGAATAACAGGACATGTTAAAGAAAGTTATAAAATCTACCACTTATTCCCAGCAAACGAATATGCTCGTGATTTAGAACATATTCGAAAAGCCGCGAATAATATTGAGGCTGAGCTTAAAGAACGGCTAACATATTTTAATGAACATGAAAAACTTCTTGAAGCACAGCGTCTTAAACAACGCACAGAATATGATTTAGAAGCCTTGCGTTCATACGGTATGTGTTCGGGAATTGAAAATTACTCAATGCATATTGATGGAAGAACCCCAGAACAAAGACCGTTTAACCTCTTTGACTATTTCCCAGATGATTATCTATTTATTGTCGATGAATCGCATGTATCCTTACCACAAGTTCGAGGTATGTACAATGGGGATCAAAGTCGAAAACGAACGCTTGTAGAATATGGGTTTAGATTGCCAAGTGCACTCAATAACCGACCAATGACATTTACTGAGTTCGAAAGTGTTCAAAATCAAACAGTCTATGTCTCCGCAACACCAGGAGACTATGAACTTGAAAAGGTTGATCATAAAGTTGTGGAACAAATCATTCGTCCTACCGGACTTTTGGATCCAACAATCGAAGTGAAACCAAGTGTTGGTCAGGTTGATGATCTCATTGACCAAATCCGTGAACGACAAGCACGCAATGAACGGGTGCTCGTCACAACACTTACTGTAAAGATGGCACAAGATTTAACCCACTTCTTAATGGAAATGGATATTAAAGTGGCATATCTTCACCATGAAACCAAAACATTGGAACGTATTGAGATTCTTAGAGATTTACGGTTAGGGAAGTACGATGTAGTCGTGGGGATTAACCTTCTAAGAGAAGGTTTGGACTTACCAGAAGTCAGTCTTATCGCAATTCTTGATGCAGATAAGGAAGGGTTCTTGCGCTCAAAACGTTCGCTCGTTCAGATTGTAGGGCGTGCAGCGCGTAACGAACATGGTCATGTTATTATGTATGCAGACCGGATCACGGATTCAATGCAGTATACCTTAGATGAAACAAAACGACGTCGTGAGATTCAACATGCTTACAATGTTGAACATGGTATTACACCAACGACTGTTAAAAAAGAGATTCGTGATGTTATCTCAGGTAAAGAAACCCAAGATCTTACCAAGAAAATCAGAACGAATAAAGTCAAATCACGCAAAGAGGTTGAAGAAGTTATTGCACGTCTTGAAAAAGAAATGCGAGAAGCAGCTGCGCTCCTTGATTTTGAAAGAGCTGCGCAACTTCGTGATATAATGATAGAAATGAAAGCAGAACTATAA
- a CDS encoding LytTR family DNA-binding domain-containing protein — protein sequence MKKEIKVIREINQNHSGIKVTVSSNDASSDLDFVYHTVETLFSRKLAGENIHKEITYVSLINIEHLYTKQKSVYFQSDGIEYKVEYRLYELEQKLPAYFVRISHSEIVNIYHMKSLNSSFPGTIQLLLKNGTTVYVSRRYVNKVTQQIMEVVNHESY from the coding sequence ATGAAGAAAGAAATCAAAGTTATCCGGGAAATCAATCAAAACCACAGTGGGATTAAGGTGACAGTCAGTTCGAATGATGCATCTTCAGACTTAGACTTTGTCTATCATACAGTAGAAACCCTTTTTTCAAGAAAACTAGCAGGTGAAAATATTCATAAAGAGATAACTTATGTCAGTCTCATCAATATAGAACACCTTTATACAAAACAAAAATCAGTGTACTTTCAATCTGATGGAATTGAATACAAAGTTGAATACCGATTATACGAATTAGAGCAAAAACTTCCTGCCTATTTTGTTCGTATATCACATTCTGAGATTGTTAATATATATCACATGAAGTCACTGAATTCTAGTTTTCCAGGTACAATACAATTGTTGCTTAAAAATGGGACAACAGTATATGTATCAAGACGTTATGTAAATAAAGTGACACAACAGATTATGGAGGTAGTGAACCATGAATCATATTAA
- a CDS encoding PH domain-containing protein, translated as MNHIKSNIYKSMLFSLGMNTIMWNAVYSRGYPALLNESMLNQLGNQTLILLFPIMLGGVIGYTLLSLTDQVNQRLEQSIFRVILNGLLSVLGVLIFISFTSVLLTKEIIIITILCITSVFLIIAVIDHIRIKKELKTINKILGYIDHKVNVKSHFRTIIHQINSSLGETHQRFESTSPEAQCLTDLFTEIDQHLVPLDDIEEVIPLTLNFSQMANGFYVWYAPKSEASKQYHNLFHDTTKNQVLMLTKRSIIIVTPIVFFDTKEAHVYDYDDITSIKFEEKIPNTKEFSLKTKQGNVYSFSIYDDEAKLLNSKPVIISKAKEPFDNKYSKVLFILVILFLSLIILLPFLNYVFSSF; from the coding sequence ATGAATCATATTAAATCAAACATCTATAAAAGCATGTTGTTTTCTCTGGGAATGAATACCATCATGTGGAATGCTGTTTATTCTAGGGGATACCCTGCATTGCTGAATGAATCAATGCTTAACCAGCTTGGAAATCAAACACTAATCCTCTTGTTTCCAATTATGCTGGGTGGTGTTATTGGCTATACACTTTTGTCTTTAACTGATCAAGTAAATCAAAGATTGGAACAAAGTATCTTTCGAGTAATACTCAATGGACTTTTAAGTGTCCTAGGAGTGCTCATATTTATATCTTTTACATCGGTACTACTGACAAAGGAAATTATAATCATTACGATACTTTGTATTACAAGTGTGTTTCTTATCATAGCGGTAATTGATCATATTCGAATTAAAAAAGAGCTCAAAACAATCAATAAAATCCTTGGGTATATTGATCACAAAGTGAATGTTAAGTCACACTTTAGAACCATCATACATCAAATAAATAGTTCCTTAGGGGAAACGCATCAACGATTTGAATCTACGTCTCCTGAAGCACAATGTTTGACGGATTTATTTACAGAGATTGATCAACATCTTGTTCCTTTAGATGATATTGAAGAAGTCATTCCCCTCACTCTTAATTTCTCTCAAATGGCGAATGGGTTTTACGTATGGTACGCACCAAAAAGCGAGGCATCAAAACAATATCACAATTTATTCCATGACACCACAAAAAATCAAGTGCTGATGCTTACAAAGCGTTCAATTATTATCGTAACGCCGATCGTATTCTTTGATACTAAAGAGGCCCATGTTTATGATTATGATGATATTACATCAATTAAATTTGAAGAAAAAATACCAAATACCAAAGAGTTTTCATTGAAGACAAAACAAGGGAATGTGTACTCGTTCAGCATTTATGATGATGAAGCAAAATTATTGAATTCAAAGCCTGTCATTATCTCAAAAGCAAAAGAACCCTTCGATAACAAGTACTCAAAAGTGTTGTTCATATTAGTGATACTCTTTCTATCACTCATCATTTTGCTTCCATTTTTAAATTATGTGTTCTCTAGCTTCTAG
- a CDS encoding D-isomer specific 2-hydroxyacid dehydrogenase family protein produces the protein MNIIAYAVRPDEIDAINKYATLLNLHVEVVSEPLSATTVDNAKGFDGVIFLGLCDVNRSVLSSLNQMGIKYIASRSAGYNNVDMKAADEFGIKVSNATYSPHCVADFAVMMILMSIRKLKPMMKRNDAHDYALEGLQGKEMKNLTIGVLGTGRIGAQTAHNLSGFGCKILGYDIFPNNDLYSILTYVDLETFMRECDVITIHAPLLHSTKHIINRDSLSLTKPGVVIVNCARAELIDTDALIEFIESGHIGAAALDVFPDEVGIIHKDNRMNLVNNHRLSILNSHHNVLITPHAAFYTDQAVSDMVEVSLRSIKSFLETGTSHWEVRP, from the coding sequence ATGAATATTATTGCCTATGCTGTGCGTCCAGATGAAATTGACGCAATTAATAAATACGCTACACTTCTTAATTTACATGTAGAAGTTGTCAGCGAACCTTTATCAGCCACTACAGTTGATAATGCGAAAGGATTTGATGGCGTTATTTTCTTAGGTTTATGCGATGTGAATCGAAGTGTTCTTTCATCATTGAATCAGATGGGAATTAAATACATTGCGTCACGCAGTGCTGGATACAATAACGTTGATATGAAGGCTGCTGATGAGTTTGGAATCAAAGTGTCAAACGCAACATACTCACCGCATTGTGTTGCTGATTTTGCAGTAATGATGATTTTGATGTCGATCCGTAAACTTAAACCGATGATGAAGCGAAATGATGCGCATGATTACGCTTTAGAAGGCCTTCAAGGAAAGGAAATGAAGAACCTTACAATTGGCGTATTAGGAACCGGACGTATTGGTGCTCAAACAGCACACAACTTAAGCGGATTTGGATGTAAGATTCTTGGTTATGATATTTTCCCAAACAATGATCTATATTCTATCTTAACGTATGTTGATCTCGAGACATTCATGAGAGAATGTGATGTCATCACGATCCATGCACCACTCCTTCACTCAACAAAACATATCATCAATAGAGATTCACTTTCACTTACAAAGCCAGGTGTAGTGATTGTAAACTGTGCACGGGCTGAGTTAATTGACACCGATGCCCTCATCGAATTCATTGAATCCGGTCATATTGGGGCTGCTGCATTAGATGTGTTTCCAGATGAAGTGGGTATCATCCATAAGGATAATCGAATGAACCTTGTAAACAATCATAGACTCTCCATACTCAATTCACATCATAACGTACTCATCACGCCACACGCTGCATTTTATACTGACCAAGCTGTGTCGGATATGGTTGAGGTTTCTTTACGATCAATCAAATCCTTTTTAGAAACAGGGACAAGTCATTGGGAAGTTAGACCGTAA
- a CDS encoding DUF1576 domain-containing protein, with product MQQRTFRFLLAVSIILVAMGFIVQPFDSITTGFLNILTSRDILVTDYFAVGGVGATLVNVGLVSIISVFLIRFSKGSFSGPALASVFLMIGFAFFGKNVLNIVPILCGTFLYSFVFKEPYKDIVHIALLATCFAPVFDEVYYLVDKSVALNFTVAFLVSMSFGFITKPVSRMVYKAHDGFNLYNVGFAAGIIGIIYVSLMKTSGYTPTTHNILYNDASDQVAIFLSILFTSFFIVSFILDKNVLSSYKLLLKETGHKDNDFVEKFGFAAVLLNMSLNGFIALFYILFIAGGTLNGPVIGSLMTVVGFSGLGKHPKNTIPLYIGVILGSISKTYSINDTSILLIALFGTALAPIAGTFGFIAGIIVAYLNSSVVLNTAAMHGNINLYNSGFSCGIVAAVTVPVFRMVSHKNEEIRNQRRLNAQEDSIL from the coding sequence ATGCAACAAAGAACATTTAGATTTCTCCTCGCAGTAAGCATTATATTAGTTGCCATGGGTTTTATTGTTCAACCCTTTGATTCTATCACAACAGGTTTTCTTAACATACTAACATCACGGGATATATTAGTTACAGATTACTTCGCAGTGGGTGGTGTTGGTGCTACATTAGTGAACGTTGGTCTTGTATCAATTATCTCTGTATTCTTAATTCGCTTTTCAAAAGGAAGCTTTTCTGGTCCCGCACTTGCTTCTGTTTTTCTAATGATTGGGTTTGCATTCTTTGGTAAAAACGTACTCAATATCGTCCCTATCTTATGTGGTACTTTCTTATACTCCTTTGTATTTAAAGAACCTTACAAAGATATTGTACATATTGCCCTGCTTGCAACGTGTTTTGCTCCAGTATTTGATGAAGTATACTATTTAGTAGATAAGTCAGTAGCACTTAATTTTACAGTCGCCTTTCTGGTGAGTATGTCTTTTGGTTTCATTACAAAGCCCGTATCACGTATGGTCTATAAAGCGCATGATGGATTTAATCTTTATAATGTCGGATTTGCTGCTGGGATCATTGGGATTATCTATGTTTCACTTATGAAAACCTCAGGGTATACGCCAACCACACACAATATCCTTTATAACGATGCATCAGACCAAGTCGCAATCTTTCTATCAATTCTCTTTACATCCTTCTTTATTGTCTCATTCATCTTAGACAAAAATGTTTTAAGCTCATATAAATTATTGTTGAAGGAGACGGGTCATAAAGATAATGACTTTGTTGAAAAGTTTGGATTTGCTGCAGTATTACTTAATATGTCATTGAATGGATTCATTGCACTCTTTTATATCTTGTTTATAGCAGGAGGAACACTTAATGGTCCAGTCATTGGATCATTAATGACAGTCGTTGGGTTTTCAGGGCTAGGGAAACATCCTAAAAATACGATTCCCCTTTATATTGGTGTAATCCTTGGATCAATTTCTAAGACCTATTCAATTAATGACACATCAATCTTGTTGATTGCTTTATTTGGAACTGCACTTGCACCAATTGCCGGGACGTTTGGATTTATAGCAGGAATTATTGTTGCATACCTAAATTCTTCAGTGGTTTTGAACACAGCAGCCATGCACGGAAACATTAACCTTTATAATTCAGGATTCTCTTGTGGAATCGTTGCGGCGGTAACCGTTCCTGTATTTAGAATGGTCTCCCATAAAAATGAAGAGATTAGAAATCAAAGAAGACTCAATGCGCAAGAGGATTCGATCTTATAG
- a CDS encoding pyridoxamine 5'-phosphate oxidase family protein: MTDIHAKALSLLNERFGKDSLISLATLDGKRPSVRIVNSYYENGSFYTITYSQSNKIKEIHNNPEVALCGEWFSGHGFAEDLGYILDSKNMNLMSKLTDVFSSWYHNGHIDETDPNTCLLQIKLTDCVLFSNGTKYEIDF, encoded by the coding sequence ATGACAGATATACATGCAAAAGCCTTATCACTTCTAAATGAGCGTTTTGGTAAGGATTCACTGATTTCACTTGCGACACTCGATGGGAAGCGTCCATCAGTTCGCATTGTCAACAGTTACTACGAAAACGGGTCTTTTTATACAATTACATATTCACAATCGAATAAAATTAAGGAAATCCATAATAATCCAGAAGTCGCGCTTTGTGGCGAGTGGTTTTCTGGACATGGCTTCGCAGAAGATCTAGGATATATTCTAGACTCCAAAAATATGAATCTTATGTCTAAACTCACTGATGTCTTTTCATCTTGGTATCATAACGGTCATATTGATGAGACTGATCCAAATACGTGTCTTCTTCAAATTAAGCTTACGGATTGTGTTCTTTTTAGTAACGGCACAAAATATGAGATTGACTTTTAA
- a CDS encoding bifunctional metallophosphatase/5'-nucleotidase: protein MKLTILATTDIHGRIYPTDYTSRDNVSSFGLSRFSTYVKKMREREDIILVDNGDSFQGTPLTAYAHQHPNSYMNPSAYAFNVLNYDFLNLGNHDFNYGPKILKKYIDEVKAPLLTSNVLIDGTLQGSTQVIERGGKKIAFIGVVTHYIPNWERESYIKNMQFLDAYQTMAREVARVKNHVDLVIGMYHGGLERDPKTGEPTERQTGENQGYQMCSIEGLDILITGHQHRSLVERINGVLVTQTTYNAIEFAQIEVDLDTLDNKAHILHTSELPVDEHFLEPLNLLQSRVQNWLDKDIGVIDDMSPSLIIDDEFEARLHKHPLVSFINQVQTWKTGATLSAVALFNGAIGFGKHITMRELVSTYIFPNTLVVKKMTGKTIKEMIEFSALYYVLDDNGNIAVNPRYVTPKPQHYNYDMLDGIEYTLNISNPKFHRIESITHNGNPLDDDDEFSVAMNNYRASGGGNYAMVSECETILDIQEEMLDIMVEYFQSHTPVHVIHHDNITITNH from the coding sequence ATGAAACTAACTATTTTAGCAACAACAGATATCCATGGGCGTATATACCCTACAGACTATACCTCAAGAGACAATGTCTCTTCTTTTGGTCTATCCCGATTTTCTACCTATGTTAAAAAAATGAGAGAACGTGAAGATATTATTCTTGTGGATAATGGTGACTCTTTTCAAGGAACCCCTCTCACTGCATATGCACACCAACATCCAAACTCATACATGAATCCTTCAGCATATGCATTTAATGTACTAAACTATGATTTTTTGAATCTTGGAAATCATGATTTTAATTATGGTCCTAAAATTCTCAAGAAGTATATCGATGAGGTAAAGGCTCCGCTTCTTACATCAAACGTTCTCATTGATGGAACCCTTCAAGGTTCAACTCAAGTGATTGAGCGTGGTGGCAAAAAAATCGCATTTATTGGTGTCGTCACACACTATATCCCAAACTGGGAGCGTGAAAGTTATATTAAAAACATGCAATTTCTAGACGCGTATCAAACAATGGCTCGAGAAGTTGCACGGGTTAAGAATCATGTAGATCTTGTAATTGGAATGTACCACGGTGGACTCGAACGCGACCCTAAAACAGGCGAACCCACTGAACGACAAACTGGAGAAAATCAGGGGTATCAAATGTGCAGCATCGAGGGTCTTGACATACTCATTACAGGACATCAACATCGATCACTCGTTGAGCGCATTAATGGTGTTCTTGTAACACAGACAACATACAATGCAATTGAATTTGCGCAAATTGAAGTTGATCTTGACACACTTGACAACAAAGCACACATTCTTCATACCAGTGAATTACCAGTTGATGAACATTTCTTGGAACCTTTAAACCTTCTTCAATCACGGGTCCAAAATTGGTTGGATAAAGACATTGGTGTAATAGATGATATGTCACCTTCCTTAATTATCGACGATGAATTTGAAGCACGTCTCCATAAACATCCCCTTGTCTCCTTTATTAATCAAGTACAAACATGGAAGACAGGCGCTACGCTAAGCGCAGTAGCCTTATTTAATGGAGCGATTGGCTTTGGGAAACACATCACAATGCGTGAGCTTGTAAGCACCTATATTTTCCCCAATACCCTTGTTGTGAAGAAGATGACGGGTAAAACAATTAAAGAAATGATTGAGTTTTCTGCACTTTATTATGTGCTCGACGATAACGGAAATATTGCAGTCAACCCACGTTATGTAACACCCAAACCACAACATTATAACTACGATATGCTTGATGGAATTGAATATACACTCAACATCTCAAATCCTAAATTTCACCGCATTGAGTCCATTACTCATAACGGAAATCCCCTAGATGATGATGATGAATTTTCTGTAGCTATGAATAACTACCGTGCTTCTGGGGGTGGAAACTACGCCATGGTTTCTGAGTGCGAAACAATTCTTGATATTCAAGAAGAAATGCTTGATATTATGGTTGAGTACTTCCAATCCCACACACCAGTACATGTGATTCATCACGACAATATTACAATCACTAACCATTGA
- a CDS encoding PadR family transcriptional regulator: MGNDNIALTEAVYYILLSLFSPLHGYGIMQKVEELSKGRVKLAAGTLYGALNTLQDKGWINALEGEKSSRKKEYEITAAGTEVLKQEIKRLRELLENGETMVGGQHNVNN, translated from the coding sequence ATGGGAAATGACAACATAGCATTAACAGAAGCAGTCTACTATATTCTATTATCTCTTTTTAGCCCATTACACGGTTATGGGATCATGCAAAAGGTTGAGGAATTGTCAAAGGGACGTGTCAAACTTGCAGCGGGAACGCTCTATGGTGCTTTGAATACGCTTCAAGACAAAGGATGGATCAATGCACTAGAAGGAGAGAAAAGCAGCAGGAAAAAAGAATATGAAATCACTGCGGCGGGGACTGAGGTCCTAAAACAAGAAATCAAAAGGTTAAGAGAGCTACTAGAAAATGGGGAAACCATGGTAGGAGGGCAACATAATGTCAATAACTAA
- a CDS encoding DUF2812 domain-containing protein, which translates to MSITKYRMFGAWAFEKEEAWLNEMSKKGYQLTDVKFLKYIFEEKEEAHYIYRIQMLENNQTREDREDYIGFVEETGAEYVASYFNWVYFRKVYDDKGFELFSDIDSRIKHLNQNILILGLLGLINVINGFNILHRNLALNITAGLCLGVGTLLLFASGRIYLRRHALEKEREVHE; encoded by the coding sequence ATGTCAATAACTAAATACAGAATGTTTGGAGCATGGGCTTTTGAAAAGGAAGAAGCGTGGCTCAATGAAATGTCAAAAAAGGGATATCAATTAACGGATGTTAAATTCTTAAAATATATCTTTGAAGAAAAAGAAGAAGCACACTATATCTACCGGATCCAAATGCTTGAAAATAACCAAACACGCGAAGATCGTGAAGATTACATCGGGTTTGTTGAGGAAACAGGGGCTGAATATGTTGCGTCATATTTCAATTGGGTGTATTTTAGAAAAGTCTATGATGATAAAGGGTTTGAACTTTTCTCTGATATTGACTCACGTATAAAACATCTAAATCAAAATATACTCATACTGGGATTGTTGGGCCTTATCAATGTAATTAATGGATTCAATATTCTCCATAGGAATTTAGCCTTGAACATAACCGCTGGCTTGTGCTTAGGTGTGGGTACTTTATTGTTGTTTGCTTCAGGAAGAATTTATTTAAGAAGACATGCATTGGAAAAAGAACGCGAAGTTCATGAGTAG
- the licT gene encoding BglG family transcription antiterminator LicT, which yields MKIIKILNNNVIVSIDEDGREVVAMGSGLAFGRRVGDTVSDQKVDKLFRLEGNANRNHYYDLLQEIPMEYLTLSDEIVRDAKTKMGKPLSDIVYITLSDHIYQAISRAREGIQLRNALLWDIKHFYPMEYEIGMMTQALIQERFGVSLLDDEAGFIALHFVNAEVGSTMEHIVEITKILQEVTNVIRYFFKVKIDESTVHFYRYITHIKFFAQRLVDRKTYDGSDDDELLELVKRKYKNSYDCANEIKRFILKQYNYSLSGEEILYLTIHIQRLIYGS from the coding sequence TTGAAAATAATAAAGATATTGAATAATAACGTAATCGTTTCAATCGATGAGGATGGGCGAGAAGTTGTAGCAATGGGTTCTGGTTTGGCTTTTGGACGAAGAGTGGGAGATACTGTTAGTGATCAAAAAGTAGACAAGCTGTTTCGCCTTGAAGGGAATGCTAATCGGAATCATTACTATGATTTGTTGCAAGAAATTCCAATGGAGTACTTGACCTTAAGTGATGAAATCGTGCGTGATGCGAAGACTAAAATGGGGAAGCCATTAAGTGATATTGTCTATATAACGCTTTCTGATCATATTTATCAGGCAATTTCACGAGCGCGCGAGGGGATTCAGTTAAGAAATGCACTCTTATGGGATATTAAGCATTTCTACCCAATGGAGTATGAAATTGGAATGATGACTCAAGCATTGATTCAAGAACGCTTTGGTGTATCACTTCTTGATGATGAAGCAGGGTTTATTGCACTTCACTTTGTGAATGCAGAAGTGGGCTCAACAATGGAACATATTGTTGAGATTACAAAGATACTTCAAGAAGTAACCAATGTAATTCGATATTTTTTTAAAGTAAAGATTGATGAATCAACCGTACATTTCTATCGATACATCACACATATCAAGTTCTTTGCGCAACGGCTTGTTGATCGAAAAACGTATGATGGAAGTGATGACGATGAGCTGCTTGAGTTGGTTAAGCGAAAGTACAAGAATTCATACGATTGTGCAAACGAAATCAAACGCTTTATTTTAAAGCAATATAATTATTCATTATCTGGGGAAGAAATTCTCTATCTAACGATTCACATTCAGCGTCTGATTTACGGGTCATAA